A single region of the Amphiprion ocellaris isolate individual 3 ecotype Okinawa chromosome 4, ASM2253959v1, whole genome shotgun sequence genome encodes:
- the LOC111579505 gene encoding guanine nucleotide-binding protein G(I)/G(S)/G(O) subunit gamma-13-like, translating to MEELDVPQMRREVESLQYQLAINREKSSITVTELVKWIEGCVCEDPFLNPELMRANPWVEKGKCVIL from the exons ATGGAGGAGTTAGACGTCCCACAGATGAGGAGAGAAGTGGAGAGCCTTCAGTATCAGCTGGCAATCAACAGAGAGAAATCCTCCATCACTGTTACCGA gCTGGTGAAGTGGATCGAGGGTTGCGTTTGTGAAGATCCATTTCTGAACCCCGAGCTGATGAGAGCTAACCCCTGGGTGGAGAAGGGCAAGTGTGTGATCCTCTAA